The DNA segment GATCACCTCGTGATGGCTTACCGTTTTATCTTTGAAATAGGTAACAAAATACTGCTTTTCTTGTTCTGTAGCTCCCATTTGATTAAGAATATTCAGCAAGTGCATTTTCATATGTCCTTTCTGAATTCCCGTGGTGATCAGAGAGCGTAATGCCCCAAAATTCTGTGCCAGTCCGGATACCGCCAAAATACTCATTAATTCCTGCGCAGAAGGTTTTCCTAACAAAGCCAAAGAAAATTTTACCAAAGGATGAAGATTCGTAAGGCCGCCTACAACCCCCACTGAAATAGGAAGATCAATCCAGAACCGGAAGATTCCGTTATCTGTTGTACAATGCGTTAAAGAAGAATATTTCCCGTTTCTCGCAGCATAAGCGTGTGCACAGGCTTCCGTTGCTCTAAAGTCATTTCCTGTCGCAATAACTACTGCATCTACCCCATTCATGATTCCTTTATTGTGGGTGGTAGCGCGGAAAGGTTCAATTTCAGCAATCGTAACTGCCTGTTTGAACTTCCATGCAAATTCTTCATTGGAAATTCCGCTGTCATCTTTCAGTTCATCAATCCTGCATGACACCTCAGCTCTTACGATACAGTCGGGTGTAAAATTGGAAAGAATATTCATCACAATCTGTAATGAATCTTTTTCTTCCCGGGTAAAATCTTCATTTTCTGCAACCTCCTGCTTCAAGGTCTTCCCGAATTGCTCCAGGCAGGAATTGATAAAATTCGCGCCCATGGAGTCTACCGTATCAAAGCTGGCCTTTAACTGGTAATAATTTGGCATTTCGGAGGTTTTATCAATTAATTTGATATCTAAAATTCCGCCGCCACGTTTCCGCATGTTTGCGGTAATATCTTCCGTAGTTTCAAAAAGTTTTTTCTTTAGCCTAAAGTTGAAAAAATGTAATAATTTATGGGATTCTACGTTAAATATAAAGTGCGTATGGCCAAGTTTTTCTGTGTTGATAATGGTTGTTTTAAAGCCACCTTTATCAATCCAGAATTTTGCTGCTTTGGATGCTGCCGCTACCACAGAACTTTCTTCAACAGCCATAGGCAAAGCCAGCAATTTTCCGTCAATCAGAAAATTCGGGGCTATTCCGTACGGCATATAAAAGTTGGAAATGGTATTTTCAGAAAATTCTTCATGGAGTTTCTGAATTTCGGCATTATTGTTCCAGTATTGCTGTAAAATCTGTTCGTAACTGCGATCGTCACTAAGGTATTCTGAGATAAGCCAATCGATTTTTCGCTGTTTGGAAAGTTTGGAAAAACCTTCAACCGGTTGATGATTCATAGTATATCTTTAAAGAAATGTAAATATAGTGATTTTGTAACTTTCCGTTGTTGATAACTTCAATCGAAAAAGATTGATATTTATCAATTTTGGAGCTAAATTTGAACCATTCATCTTATTCAACTTTAAGATAATCAATTAACAATATGAATTTTGACCGCCTGAAAGAAAAGCTTGAAATCCTTGCTGACGCAGCGAAATACGATGTATCCTGCTCCTCAAGCGGAGGTACGAGAAAAAATAAAAAGGGTGCTTTAGGAGACAGTTCCGTAAGTGGGATATGCCATACTTATACCGAAGACGGTCGTTGTGTTTCACTTTTAAAAATTCTGCTTACCAATCATTGTATTTATGATTGTGCCTATTGTGTTTCCAGAAGTTCGAATGATATCAAAAGAGCAGCTTTTACGGTAGAAGAAGTAGTAGATCTTACCATTAATTTTTACAGAAGAAATTATATCGAAGGGTTGTTTCTTAGCTCAGGGATTTTCAAAAATGCAGACACCACGATGGAACGTCTGGTGAGAGTAGCTAAAAAGCTTCGTCTTGAAGAAAATTTCAATGGTTATATTCATTTAAAATCTATTCCCGGCGCAAGTGATGAGCTGATGCAGGAAGCCGCATTGTATGCAGACCGATTATCCATTAATCTTGAAATCCCCACGGAAAGCGGACTAAAACTTCTCGCTCCTGAAAAAAACCGTCAGGATATGCTGAATCCAATGAAATATATCCAAAACGGAATTGCCCAGTATAAAGATGAAAAGAAGATTTTCAGAAAAGTTCCGAAATTTGCTCCTGCGGGACAGTCTACCCAAATGATCGTGGGGGCAACCAATGAAAACGATCTTCAGATTATTAAAGTAGCGGATCATTTCTATAAAAATTTTAATCTGAAAAGAGTGTATTATTCGGGATATGTTCCGGTTTTGGAAGATAAACGGCTCCCTTCTTTAACGACAGAAGTTCCTATGCTCCGTGAAAACAGGCTTTATCAATCGGATTGGCTGATGCGGTTCTATGGCTTCAAAGCAGAAGAGATCCTTGATCCGAATATGCCTTTCCTCGATCTTGAAATGGATCCGAAAATGAGCTGGGCGCTTAGACACCTTGATCAGTTTCCGGTAAATCTCCAGACTGCCGATTACCAGATGATTTTAAGAATTCCGGGGATTGGTGTAAAAACAGCAAAAAAAATTGTCAGTGCAAGACGTTTCCAGGTTCTTACGATGGATCATCTCAGCAAACTGGGTGCAGCGGTTAACCGCGCCCGGTATTTTATAGATTTTAATGCCGGAAATGCTTATCTAAAATATTTAACAGATAAAAATTTTAGAAAATTATTAATTGGCGGAAGTTCTTCGAAGTTTCATAATCAGTTTTCGCAGCAACTTACTCTTTTTTAAAGACAAATTGCATGAATATTCACAATTAACTCAAAAAATCCTAAACTTTAAAAAGACTAAAACTCTCTCACAAATGACTACCCTACTCTACGATGGCAGTTTCGACGGACTTTTTACCGCAGTATTTGAGATTTTTGAGTACCGCTATAAGGATGTGGAAATTATCAGCAGGGAAAGGTTTCATCAGGAAAATATTTTTGCTGAAATTCACGAAGTAATTACACAAAATGATAAATCTGAAAGAGTTTTAAATAAACTTGAAAAAAATATTGGCAAACAGGGTATTCACGAATTACTTAAAGTATATCTTTCCGAAGATCCGGAAGCAGAACAGCTTATTTTATCGGCCGTAAGACAGTCTATCAAACATCCGGATGAAAATATTCTTCAGAATTATGCTGATGAAGCCATCTTAAAAATATCTAAAATTTGTAAATCCGTAAGTCGGGAACGACACAGAATGACTGCTTTTGTACGATTTGAAAAAATGCAGGATGATGTGTTTTTTGCTAAAATAGACCCCGATTTCAATGTACTTCCGCTGATCAGGAAACATTTTAAAGACCGTTACCAGGATCAGAAATGGATGATCTACGATTTACGCAGAAACTACGGACTCCTCTATGATCTGGAAACCTGCGACTTTTTTTATCCCGATGAAAAAATTGACCTCAATAAATATGAACAGAAATTTCATGATCAGGAAAAAAATTACCAGACATTGTGGCAGCGGTATTTTATAAAAACCAATATTGTTGAAAGAAAAAATTTAAAATTGCATCTTCAGCATGTTCCTAAACGGTACTGGAAATATTTAACGGAAAAATGGTAAATCACATTTTCTGCAGAAATGCTTCATCTTAACACTTTTGCAGGTATTTTCAAACATTCACGTTTTAGACGATTTAAATAATTTATATTCAAAACTCTTCTCAAGTTACTGTTATTATCTGAACTTGTTTTTGTAAATTTGTGTTCGAAACTTTTTACTAGATGAAAGAGAGTGCTGTAAAAAAAATTGCAGTTCTTACCTCAGGAGGTGATGCTCCGGGTATGAATGCAGCATTGAGGGCGGTAGTGCGAACCGCAAATTATTATGATATCGAATGCTACGGAGTAAGAGAAGGCTACAACGGCCTTATAAACGGAGATTTTCTCAAGATGGGTCCCCGTTCCGTAAAAAATATAATCAACCAGGGCGGAACCATTCTAAAATCTGCCAGATCCATGGAGTTTAAAACCAAAGAAGGCCGCCAGAAAGCGTATGACCACTGTGTGAGACTTGGCATTGACGGATTGGTATGTATCGGCGGAGACGGAACTTTTACAGGGGCCAAAATCTTTAATGAAGAATTCGGGATCAGGGTAATTGGTATTCCGGGCACTATTGACAATGATATTTTCGGAACCGATAATACGATTGGCTATGATACCGCCTTAAATACAGCTATGGATGCTATTGACAAAATCCGTGATACGGCAACTTCCCATAACAGAGTTTTCTTTGTGGAAGTAATGGGCCGTGATGCCGGATTTATTGCGCTAAACAGCGGACTGGCAACAGGAGCTCTGGATATTTTAATCCCTGAAAGAAAAGACAGTATTGATGAACTGTTCACCAATTTCAGAAATGCCGAAAAAACGGGAAAAGCTTCTAGTATTGTGGTAGTAGCAGAAGGTGAAAAACTGGCAAATGTTTACGAACTGGCAGAAAAAACAAAGAAGGATTTTCCGGATTACGATATTCGCGTGGCTATTCTGGGACACATGCAGAGAGGAGGTTCTCCAAGCTGTGCAGACAGGGTTTTGGCAAGCAGACTGGGCTACGGCGCGGTAACGGGATTAATGGAAGGAAAAACCAACGTAATGGCCGGAATGCGTTCTAATGATTTGGTATACACACCGATTGAAGAAGCCATTAAAAAACACAATGAAATCAATAAAGACCTTCTTTTGATTTCGAAAATTTTAGCAATCTAATATTTTAATATAATTTAAAACAAACTATTATGTCAACAATTAAAGTAGGTATCAACGGGTTTGGTAGAATCGGACGTCTTGTTTTCAGAGCAATGACAGAAAGAGATAACATTGAAGTGGTAGGAATCAACGACCTGATCAACGCAGAATACATGGCTTACATGTTAAAATACGATTCTGTACACGGTATTTTCCCGGGTGAAGTTTCCGTTGAGGGAAATGACCTTGTGGTAAACGGAAAAAGAATCAGAGTAACTGCCGAGAGAGACCCGAACAACCTAAAATGGAACGAAATCGGTGCCGATTATATCGTTGAATCTACAGGTTTATTCTTAGATAAAGAAAATGCTGCAAAGCACATCAACGCAGGAGCTAAAAAAGTAATCCTTTCTGCTCCTTCTAAAGATGATACGCCAATGTTCGTAATGGGTGTAAACCATACTGAACTTACTGACGATATCAAAATTTTATCAAACGCTTCTTGTACAACAAACTGTTTAGCACCTTTGGCTAAAGTAATCCACGATAACTTTGGAATCGTAGAAGGTTTGATGACTACCGTACACGCTACAACGGCAACTCAAAAAACAGTTGACGGTCCTTCCATGAAAGACTGGAGAGGTGGTAGAGCTGCTTTAAATAACATTATTCCTTCTTCTACTGGTGCTGCAAAAGCGGTAGGAAAAGTAATTCCATCATTAAACGGAAAATTAACAGGGATGTCTTTCAGAGTACCAACTGTTGATGTTTCTGTTGTGGATTTAACGGTAAGATTAGAAAAAGCGACTTCTTACGATGAGATCTGTGCTGCAATCAAAGCTGCTTCTGAAGGTGAATTGAAAGGTATTTTAGGATACACTGAAGATGCTGTTGTTTCTCAAGATTTCGTAGGAGATAAGAGAACTTCAATCTTCGATAAAGATGCCGGTATCATGCTTTCTCCAAACTTTGTAAAACTTGTTTCTTGGTATGACAACGAAATGGGTTACTCAAACAAGTTGGTAGATATGCTGGTGCATGCTGCTTCTTTGTAATTACTGGTAAATCATCAGCAATGAATATAAAAACCTTCCCGCCGGGAAGGTTTTTATATTTTCGGACTGTTTAGTTATCAAGGTCCCAGATAAATCATTAGTTAGTACACTATTTCCCTCCATTATTACTACCTTCATTTCTGGTATTATCATTCTGGTTACTAAAAGCCACATTAATACCAATTCCAAGCCAGCCTTTTCCATTGTATTTCCAGTCATAATTATTTTGATCATTTTTGCTTAAATAATCGAACCCAAACGTAAATCCTACATTGATAGATTTAGTGACATGGACCAAAAGACCTGTATTAATGGTAAAAGCACTCACATTTGTATTATTGCTTCCAGCAGCTTTACTATTTGATTCATCAAGTTTTATACTAGCCAAACCAAAGCCGAGAATAGGCTCAAAAGACAAACCACTCTCAACTTCCCTATTCCATCTGATCTTTGCGCCTAAATTTGCACCAAGATTTACGTTAGCGTCGAAGTTAAAGCTGCTTAAACGAAGTTTAAATGGTATTGTATAAACGCCGACTCTCCAGTCTATTCTATTATACAAAATTTTAGTATTATCTTTAAAATCCTGTAAAGACATTACGTAAATTACCTTAGAATTGTCTTTTTTACTTTCTGCATCATTTACAATCTTATTCTTTTCAAAATCAATGAATTTCCAGAACCTAAAATACACCTTATCGTCTTTTACATTATTCACTATAATTCTATACTTATTGCCATTAACAAGCTCTCTTACCAAATCAATATTCTTTGATTTTGCAGTTTCAGATTTACTCTTGAAACTTCTAAGATCTTCCAAAGAGATATAATTAAAGTAATAATTACCATCTTTCTTAATATAATTTTCCTGCCCGAAGGCCATACCAACGAAAAACATCAGCAACATCAATAAAATTTTTGTTTTCATAATAAATTAATTTGTTATACAAATTTTCAAAATCCATCAACATCAAGAAATTACCCTTTTGTAGTATTTTTAATCCAGTGCAGCTGACAAATTTCAGCTTCTTTTTTCGGCGCAAAACTTGTACTTTTATTCATAATGAAAAACACTATTTTACAGCCCAGGTTCAAAGATCATCCACATTTTAAAGACTTCTGGACAAAAGGCAACGGAAAGCAGCTGATTGACTTTTCCGGTGCAGAAGTAAGTTTTAAAGATTTCGAAGAATTCTCATCTTATTTTTATCACGTGGACGAAACAGGAGATCAAGTTGTAAAAGATATTTATTTCACTAAAAACTTTCGCGAAGCCTCAAAGGAAATGGAGCAGTATATTCGAAACGGCATTTCGGAAGACGAAAACACTCCACAAAGCATTAAACAAATGTTTTTGCAAACGCAAACTATTCCGGAATGGCTGGATTATGGTTTATTAAAAAGCGGTGCCGAACTCTGCATGAGAGCTAACCTGGATTCCCTGATTTCCCTTCGGGATTATTGCTTGATGGGAGGATATGATTTTGCTTACCTTAACAAACCGCTTATCATAACCGAAGCTTTAAAGAAAGGTGCCGTTAAAAGACTTTCCGAAACATTGGATTTCTGGGTAAATGTTACCCGGTACGACGCACTGAAACCCCATCATAAAGGCTATGAGTTTGCGATTAAAACAAGAATGATTCACTCTTACGCAAGACTTTCCATCAGAAAACATTATAAAGATTGGGACACGGAAAATTGGGGAGAACCCATCAACTCCTGGGATATGATGGCCACGTATATTGGATTCAGCCTGGTTTTTCTTCATAGTCTTCATAAGCTGGGCAATGCTTATTCTGCACAGGAAGAACAAGGCCTTTTTCATCTTTGGAAATATGTAGGATACCTTCTGGGAATCCCTGAAAAACTATTACCGGACAATAAAAAACAGGCTACTGAATTTTTCTATATGTGGACATCTATTCAGCCTCCTGCGGATAAAGATTCGGTTCTGCTTGCTCATTCTTTATTAAATGAATCGCTTGAAAATCCTATCTTAAAGTACGAATTTCAAAGAAAGAATCTACGTTATTTACATATTTGCTGCACCTGGTTTTTATTGGACGACGAGGTATGCAAAAGACTCCAGATTCCGGAAGTAAGCGGCAGAAAAGCATTTCCGTTTGCCAAAAAAATGATCAACAAAATTTACAATAGAATAATAAGCCGGGAACTACGAATCCGAAAAGGAAATAAAGACCAGATGAAAGTATTGAAAGATTATCTCAGGATTACCGACAATTCAGTTTTCCATTAGTAAACACCTGATAGTCTTGATGATTCATACATGAAAAGATTAAAAAAAAACAACTTTATCCGGAAATTGAAAAATGAATTACTGTGTTAAAAATTTATCATTTTTTTAACTATAAAAACTGGTTTTAATGGTATGCAATATTAGTTTTTGACTGTAATTTTTTGTATTTTTGATAAATTATTTAAACAACAGATGAGTAATATAGACGACAAGAAAAAAGCACTGGCACTGGTGCTTGACAAGCTAGATAAAACATACGGAAAAGGAACGGTAATGACATTGGGCGACAGCTCTGTGGACAGTACCATTGAAGTAATTCCTTCCGGATCTTTGGGATTAGACATCGCTTTAGGAGTGGGTGGCTACCCGAGGGGAAGAATCATTGAGATCTATGGTCCTGAATCTTCCGGTAAAACAACATTAACTCTTCATGCGATTGCAGAAGCTCAGAAAGCAGGAGGAATTGCCGCATTTATTGATGCAGAGCATGCTTTTGACAGAGGATATGCCGGAAAACTGGGTATCGATCTTGAAAACCTGATCATTTCACAGCCGGACAACGGTGAGCAGGCTTTGGAAATTGCTGATAATCTGATCCGTTCCGGAGCAATTGACATTGTGGTTATTGACTCTGTAGCAGCTCTTACCCCAAAGGCTGAAATTGAAGGAGAAATGGGAGATTCTAAAATGGGTCTTCACGCAAGATTAATGTCTCAGGCTTTGAGAAAATTAACAGCGACGATTTCCAGAACAAAATGTACGGTAATTTTCATCAACCAGCTGAGAGAAAAAATCGGGGTGATGTTTGGGAATCCTGAAACGACAACCGGAGGTAACGCTTTGAAATTTTATGCTTCTGTAAGAGTGGATATCAGAAAAGCAAGTGCGCCAATCAAACAAGGTGACGAAGCTATCGGAAGCCGTGTAAAAGTGAAAATTGTGAAAAACAAAGTAGCACCACCTTTCAAACAGGCAGAATTCGACATTATGTACGGTGAAGGAGTTTCTAAAACAGGGGAAATTCTTGATCAGGCTGTAGAACAGGGAATTGTTAAGAAAAGCGGATCATGGTTCAGCTATGAAGATACAAAACTCGGACAAGGCCGTGATGCAGTAAAAGATGTGTTGAAAGACAATCCTGAACTTGCTGAAGAACTTGAAAATAAAATCAAGGAAGAATTGAAAAACAAATAAGTTTTTTAGTTTTTAAAATATCGAAGACAGTCCGAAAAGGCTGTCTTTTTTATTGTTATCAAAAAAATTATAATCGCAAAATCAAATTATGCCTTTAACTTCTTACTTCTAACATCTCATTTCACTTTACTTTAATGCCAAAATGTCACTTTCTGTCGAACGGTATTTTTTTTGAGAAAGAATACAAAAAATTAAAACTAAATATTATGACTAAAGGAAATATTAATGTATCGGTGGAAAATATTTTTCCCTTAATTAAAAAATTTCTTTACAGTGACCACGAAATCTTCTTAAGAGAGTTAATTTCCAATGCAACAGATGCCACCTTAAAACTAAAACACCTGACAAGCATCGGAGAAGCAAAAGTTGAATACGGAAATCCGAAAATTGAAGTAAAGATCGATAAAGAAAACAAAACTCTTCACATTATCGATCAGGGAATCGGGATGACAGCCGAAGAAGTTGAAAAATACATCAACCAGGTAGCCTTTTCCGGAGCTGAGGAATTTTTAGAAAAATACAAGGACACTGCAAAAGATGCCGGAATTATCGGGCATTTCGGGCTTGGATTCTATTCTGCGTTTATGGTTGCCGAAAAAGTTGAAATTATAACGAAATCCTACAAAGATGAACCTGCAGTTCGATGGATCTGCGACGGCAGTCCGGAATTCACTTTAGAAGAAACAGCTGACAAAACTGAAAGAGGTACAGAAATCATTCTTCATATTGCTGAAGACTCAACAGAGTTTTTAGAAGAAGGTAAGATTCGTGAATTATTATTAAAATATAACAAATTCATGCCTGTTCCTATTAAATTCGGAACAAAAACACACACATTGCCTTTACCGGAAAATGCTCCTGAAGATGCTGTTGCAGAGACAGAAGAAGTTGACAATATCATCAACAATCCGACTCCGGCATGGACAATCGCTCCAAGTGAACTGACTAATGAGGATTACATGAAATTCTATCATGAATTGTATCCGATGCAGTTTGAAGAACCATTGTTTAATATCCACTTAAATGTCGATTATCCGTTCAACCTGACCGGAATTTTATTCTTCCCTAAATTAAATAACAATTTAAATATTGAAAAAGATAAAATCCAGCTGTACCAGAACCAGGTTTTTGTAACGGATGAGGTAAAAGGAATTGTTCCGGATTTCTTAATGCTTCTTCGTGGAGTAATTGATTCTCCGGATATTCCGTTGAATGTTTCTCGTTCATACCTGCAGGCAGACGGTGCGGTAAAGAAAATTTCTTCATACATCACCAAGAAAGTAGCCGACAAAATGTCTTCTCTCATCAATGAAAACCGTGAAGATTATGAAAAGAAATGGAATGACATCAAAGTTGTTATCGAGTATGGAATTGTAACAGAAGAAAAATTTGCAGAAAAGTCTGATAAATTTACGCTCTACCCTACAACGGACGGAAAATATTTCCTTTGGAGTGAATTAGAAGAAAAAATCAAGCCTAATCAAACCGATAAAGACGGTAATCTCATCGTTCTTTACGCTTCTAATGCAGATGAACAGCACAGCTATATTCAGGCAGCAAAAGATAAAGGATATGAAGTCCTTCTTTTAGACTCTCCGATCATTCCGCATGTGATCCAGAAGCTTGAAACGTCAAAAGAGAAGATTTCATTTGCGAGGGTTGACGCAGATCATATTAATAATTTAATCAAAAAAGATGAGCCTGTTATTTCTAAATTGAATGAAACTGAAAAAGAATCATTAAAGAAATATGTTGAAGAATCGATCAATGATAAAAAATTCACTGTTCAGCTTGAAGATTTGGACAGCACAGATGCGCCATTTACGATAACACAGCCGGAATTCATGAGAAGGATGAAGGATATGCAGGCAACGGGCGGCGGCGGTATGTTCGGCATGGGCGGCTTCCCGGAAATGTACAATCTGGTAGTGAACTCCAATAGTGAATTCGCGGATCAAATTCTGAAAGCAGAAAATACAGAAGAAAAAAGCGGACTGATTCAGCATGCTTTGGATCTGGCCAAACTTTCTCAGAATTTATTAAAAGGAAAAGAACTGACAGATTTTATTCAAAGAAGCTATAAGCAGCTGGAGAAATAATACAATGATTTATACTGGTTTCCGGGGCGACTTCGTCGCCCGAAATACAAAGTTTCGGCGGAGCCTTTGGCTCCGCCGAAACTTTTTAACGAAATTTCTATCTTACAATTCCTTCATCGGGTCCCAGAATAATTTTTTAAAATCTTTAATCCTGAAATTTTCGACAACAATTCCTTCCGCTTCGAGTCTTTGCTGAAATTCAGGAACTGACAAAGTTCCTGAACTTGAAATCACACGATGGGCAGGAACATCCGGTGGACATCCTCCCATGGCTTTGCCCACATGCCGTGAATGATTGGGAAAACCTACAGCTTTCGCTATAGCTCCGTAACTTGTTACTCTTCCTTTGGGAACTAGTTTTGAAATTTCCCAGACCTGTTGTTTAAAAACTTCATTCATAATAAAGGATCATCAATCAAAAATAAGAAAATTGTACAACTTCAGGTAATTACTTACCATAGATCAAGATTCAATTTGTTTGTAATTTGTAAATTTAGTACATAATCAAAGTGAATTTAAAAAATATACGGAAACCCGTACATAGTGTGATGAAGTGTTAAGATTGCCTGCAGAAATGCCGGCAATTTTTATTTGCTTTATCTATATCAACATTGCATAATTTTTGAATATCAACATAAAAATATCTGCTATGAAAAAAACATTTTTCCGTTGGCTGAACAAAGTTAATAAAGCCATTCTCCCAAAATTGAGCAATAAAGACCCCAATAAGCTGACCAAGATTCAAAAGGGCATTCTCGCCTACCGGTATTTTGTACTGGTAAATTCCCTGGACTGATTTGCGTGAGGGATATGAAGGGTGCGAGCGAAGCGAGCAGTCTCCTGAGACCGGAACGAAGTGGAGCCCGGAGAAGCCCAACCTGAGCCTTTGGATTGGTCTGGGGAAGGGCACGCCATTATTTGAATGCCTCTTACTGATTTGCAGATTAAGATTTTTAAATAAAAAAACGTCCCAAAAATTGGAACGTTTGTATAAGTTTAAGCTTGAACTTCGAGTTCCAGCTTATGAATTTTCTAAAATGTAAGAGAACATTAAAGGTGCACAGATGGTAGCATCACTTTCAACGATAAATTTCGGTGTGGTAATATCAAGCTTACCCCAAGTAATTTTCTCATTCGGAACCGCTCCTGAATAAGAACCGTAAGAAGTGGTAGAATCTGAGATCTGACAGAAATATGACCAGAACGGAATATCATGCATTTCCATATCCTGGTACAGCATCGGTACAACACAAATTGGGAAATCCCCCGCAATACCTCCACCGATCTGGAAGAAACCTACTCCTTTTCCTGAAGAGTTCTTTGTATACCAGTCTGCAAGATATGCCATATACTCAATCCCTGATTTCATGGTAGAAAATTTAAGTTCTCCTTTAATGCAGTAGGATGCGAAAATATTTCCCATGGTAGAATCTTCCCATCCCGGAACAACAATCGGCAGGTTTTTCTCTGCTGCAGCGATCATCCATGAGTTTTCTCTAGGAATTTCGTAATACTGCTCCAGAACTCCTGAAAGGATCATTTTGTACATATATTCGTGAGGAAAATATCTTTCTCCTTTGTTGTCGGCATCTTTCCAGATTTCATAAATGTGTTTCTGCAGTCTTCTGAAAGCTTCCTCTTCAGGAATACAGGTATCTGTTACCCTATTCAGCCCTCTTTCCAACAGACCCCATTCTTCCTGCGGCGTAAGGTCTCTGTAATGAGGAACTCTTTCATAGTGAGAGTGCGCTACAAGATTCATCAGATCTTCTTCAAGATTGGCTCCTGTACAAGAGATAAAATCTACCTTGTCCTGACGGATCATTTCTGCAAGAATTTTTCCTAATTCTGCCGTAGACATTGCTCCTGCCAGTGTAATCATCATTTTCCCGCCATCCTTAAGATGCGCCACATATCCTTTTGAAGCATCCACCAATGCCGCTGCATTAAAGTGCAGATAATACTTTTCTATGAATTCAGTAATCGGTTTGCTCATTTAATTATTTTTTGCAAAGATAAAACTTAAAAACGGAATGTAGCAGCTGCACTCAAAGAAACTCTGTGTAAACCTTCTTTTTGGTCTTCGCCAAAATCATAGGTAACACCGTT comes from the Chryseobacterium nepalense genome and includes:
- a CDS encoding putative DNA modification/repair radical SAM protein, with the protein product MNFDRLKEKLEILADAAKYDVSCSSSGGTRKNKKGALGDSSVSGICHTYTEDGRCVSLLKILLTNHCIYDCAYCVSRSSNDIKRAAFTVEEVVDLTINFYRRNYIEGLFLSSGIFKNADTTMERLVRVAKKLRLEENFNGYIHLKSIPGASDELMQEAALYADRLSINLEIPTESGLKLLAPEKNRQDMLNPMKYIQNGIAQYKDEKKIFRKVPKFAPAGQSTQMIVGATNENDLQIIKVADHFYKNFNLKRVYYSGYVPVLEDKRLPSLTTEVPMLRENRLYQSDWLMRFYGFKAEEILDPNMPFLDLEMDPKMSWALRHLDQFPVNLQTADYQMILRIPGIGVKTAKKIVSARRFQVLTMDHLSKLGAAVNRARYFIDFNAGNAYLKYLTDKNFRKLLIGGSSSKFHNQFSQQLTLF
- a CDS encoding hydroxymethylglutaryl-CoA reductase, degradative, whose product is MNHQPVEGFSKLSKQRKIDWLISEYLSDDRSYEQILQQYWNNNAEIQKLHEEFSENTISNFYMPYGIAPNFLIDGKLLALPMAVEESSVVAAASKAAKFWIDKGGFKTTIINTEKLGHTHFIFNVESHKLLHFFNFRLKKKLFETTEDITANMRKRGGGILDIKLIDKTSEMPNYYQLKASFDTVDSMGANFINSCLEQFGKTLKQEVAENEDFTREEKDSLQIVMNILSNFTPDCIVRAEVSCRIDELKDDSGISNEEFAWKFKQAVTIAEIEPFRATTHNKGIMNGVDAVVIATGNDFRATEACAHAYAARNGKYSSLTHCTTDNGIFRFWIDLPISVGVVGGLTNLHPLVKFSLALLGKPSAQELMSILAVSGLAQNFGALRSLITTGIQKGHMKMHLLNILNQMGATEQEKQYFVTYFKDKTVSHHEVISEFNRLRAQ
- the pfkA gene encoding 6-phosphofructokinase — encoded protein: MKESAVKKIAVLTSGGDAPGMNAALRAVVRTANYYDIECYGVREGYNGLINGDFLKMGPRSVKNIINQGGTILKSARSMEFKTKEGRQKAYDHCVRLGIDGLVCIGGDGTFTGAKIFNEEFGIRVIGIPGTIDNDIFGTDNTIGYDTALNTAMDAIDKIRDTATSHNRVFFVEVMGRDAGFIALNSGLATGALDILIPERKDSIDELFTNFRNAEKTGKASSIVVVAEGEKLANVYELAEKTKKDFPDYDIRVAILGHMQRGGSPSCADRVLASRLGYGAVTGLMEGKTNVMAGMRSNDLVYTPIEEAIKKHNEINKDLLLISKILAI
- a CDS encoding oxygenase MpaB family protein, with the translated sequence MKNTILQPRFKDHPHFKDFWTKGNGKQLIDFSGAEVSFKDFEEFSSYFYHVDETGDQVVKDIYFTKNFREASKEMEQYIRNGISEDENTPQSIKQMFLQTQTIPEWLDYGLLKSGAELCMRANLDSLISLRDYCLMGGYDFAYLNKPLIITEALKKGAVKRLSETLDFWVNVTRYDALKPHHKGYEFAIKTRMIHSYARLSIRKHYKDWDTENWGEPINSWDMMATYIGFSLVFLHSLHKLGNAYSAQEEQGLFHLWKYVGYLLGIPEKLLPDNKKQATEFFYMWTSIQPPADKDSVLLAHSLLNESLENPILKYEFQRKNLRYLHICCTWFLLDDEVCKRLQIPEVSGRKAFPFAKKMINKIYNRIISRELRIRKGNKDQMKVLKDYLRITDNSVFH
- a CDS encoding TIGR03915 family putative DNA repair protein, with amino-acid sequence MTTLLYDGSFDGLFTAVFEIFEYRYKDVEIISRERFHQENIFAEIHEVITQNDKSERVLNKLEKNIGKQGIHELLKVYLSEDPEAEQLILSAVRQSIKHPDENILQNYADEAILKISKICKSVSRERHRMTAFVRFEKMQDDVFFAKIDPDFNVLPLIRKHFKDRYQDQKWMIYDLRRNYGLLYDLETCDFFYPDEKIDLNKYEQKFHDQEKNYQTLWQRYFIKTNIVERKNLKLHLQHVPKRYWKYLTEKW
- the gap gene encoding type I glyceraldehyde-3-phosphate dehydrogenase, with translation MSTIKVGINGFGRIGRLVFRAMTERDNIEVVGINDLINAEYMAYMLKYDSVHGIFPGEVSVEGNDLVVNGKRIRVTAERDPNNLKWNEIGADYIVESTGLFLDKENAAKHINAGAKKVILSAPSKDDTPMFVMGVNHTELTDDIKILSNASCTTNCLAPLAKVIHDNFGIVEGLMTTVHATTATQKTVDGPSMKDWRGGRAALNNIIPSSTGAAKAVGKVIPSLNGKLTGMSFRVPTVDVSVVDLTVRLEKATSYDEICAAIKAASEGELKGILGYTEDAVVSQDFVGDKRTSIFDKDAGIMLSPNFVKLVSWYDNEMGYSNKLVDMLVHAASL